In the genome of Ancylomarina subtilis, one region contains:
- a CDS encoding sensor histidine kinase — MAYRHYNTALILRLVSLMIIAVLMGYTFSNQSYYSFGICSLLQVFQTWAFVRFMNKTHKQMNYFVQSIKNKDTTLHFPQKSGNGIIDELNQSLNELNHIVQEVQMQSKIKETYFAEILQNIATGVVVVRQDGFVTDVNSSALDLIGLETFTHIKQLNRVDSKFALELSNLKNRQRKVLNLVSNKERIQVMSRCSFIRLENENVKLITLQDIRGELERKEIDAWVKLIRVLSHEIMNSLAPVTSISQSLKRLWKEKLEKKPVNQQDTDVSKTLDGLSVITQTNEALIRFVQSYRVLSRAPIPELKNISTHSFFDRLNILLSPIKESFAGHLKLQTPNQDFIFTADEQMMVQVIINLVKNASEAFNGQTNEPDYNPEIVVSASKKGKITEIKVSDNGLGIPEEIQDEIFIPFFTTKESGSGIGLSYSRQIIRAHGGSLLSQSKQGETVFTVRW; from the coding sequence ATGGCCTATAGACACTACAACACCGCCCTAATTTTGAGGCTGGTTAGTTTAATGATAATTGCTGTATTGATGGGTTACACCTTTTCGAATCAAAGTTATTACAGTTTTGGAATATGCTCGCTTTTGCAAGTGTTTCAAACTTGGGCATTTGTTCGTTTCATGAATAAAACCCATAAACAAATGAACTACTTTGTTCAGTCCATAAAAAATAAGGATACCACTTTACACTTCCCTCAAAAGTCAGGTAATGGCATCATTGATGAATTAAATCAGAGTTTAAATGAACTGAATCACATTGTTCAAGAGGTTCAAATGCAAAGTAAAATTAAAGAAACTTACTTTGCTGAGATTCTTCAAAATATTGCCACAGGTGTTGTCGTCGTCAGGCAGGATGGTTTCGTTACCGATGTCAACTCATCCGCACTCGATTTAATTGGTTTAGAAACATTCACGCATATCAAGCAGCTGAATCGCGTCGATTCGAAATTTGCGCTGGAACTGTCAAATCTTAAAAACCGACAACGAAAAGTTCTGAATTTGGTTTCGAACAAAGAACGTATTCAGGTAATGAGCAGATGCTCGTTTATACGACTTGAAAATGAAAATGTGAAGCTGATAACCCTTCAAGATATTCGGGGCGAACTGGAACGCAAAGAAATTGATGCCTGGGTCAAACTCATTCGTGTTTTAAGTCACGAAATCATGAATTCCTTAGCTCCTGTTACTTCAATTTCCCAATCCTTAAAGAGACTCTGGAAAGAAAAACTGGAGAAGAAGCCCGTTAATCAGCAAGATACCGATGTAAGCAAAACCCTTGACGGATTATCCGTAATTACCCAAACCAATGAAGCTCTAATTCGATTCGTTCAATCCTACCGCGTTTTATCAAGAGCTCCTATTCCGGAATTGAAAAACATCAGTACTCACAGTTTTTTTGACCGTTTAAATATTCTATTATCCCCCATAAAAGAAAGCTTTGCTGGTCATCTAAAACTTCAAACCCCAAACCAGGATTTCATCTTCACTGCTGATGAACAAATGATGGTTCAAGTGATTATCAATCTGGTTAAAAATGCCTCAGAAGCTTTTAACGGCCAAACAAATGAGCCTGACTACAATCCGGAAATTGTTGTGAGTGCCAGTAAAAAAGGAAAAATTACAGAAATAAAAGTCTCTGACAATGGTCTGGGTATTCCCGAAGAAATACAGGATGAAATCTTCATTCCCTTTTTTACCACCAAAGAAAGTGGTTCCGGCATAGGCTTGAGCTATTCACGACAAATAATCCGCGCACATGGTGGCAGTTTACTCAGTCAGTCAAAGCAAGGTGAAACGGTATTTACGGTGAGGTGGTAA
- a CDS encoding ABC transporter ATP-binding protein, giving the protein MITIEKLTKVFRTSEIETLALNDINLKIKRGEFVAIMGPSGCGKSTLLNILGLLDNPSEGQYLFGDKQVAGLKEGQRTDLRKGNIGFVFQSFNLIDELNVFENVEMPLVYQGFSSKKRKEMVSKVLDRMNMSHRSKHYPQQLSGGQQQRVAIARALVSNPGLILADEPTGNLDSKNGQEVMELLTELNREGTTIIMVTHSLKDAGYAHRIINLFDGKVVTEEVLVEEYSQL; this is encoded by the coding sequence ATGATCACAATTGAAAAATTAACGAAAGTATTTCGAACAAGTGAAATAGAGACCTTAGCTCTGAACGATATCAACTTAAAAATTAAGCGAGGGGAATTTGTCGCTATTATGGGGCCTTCTGGCTGTGGAAAGTCAACATTATTAAACATTTTAGGTTTGCTTGATAATCCATCTGAAGGGCAATATCTTTTTGGTGATAAGCAGGTTGCAGGACTAAAAGAAGGTCAGAGAACCGATTTACGTAAGGGAAATATTGGATTTGTATTTCAGAGTTTTAATCTGATTGACGAACTGAATGTTTTCGAAAATGTTGAAATGCCTTTGGTTTATCAGGGATTTAGTAGCAAGAAGCGCAAAGAGATGGTAAGCAAGGTACTTGACAGAATGAATATGAGCCATCGATCTAAGCATTACCCTCAACAATTATCCGGTGGACAACAGCAGCGTGTCGCTATAGCCCGTGCATTAGTATCCAATCCGGGTTTAATTCTGGCAGATGAGCCTACCGGTAATTTGGATTCTAAAAACGGTCAGGAAGTTATGGAATTATTAACCGAGTTGAACCGTGAAGGCACAACCATTATCATGGTAACGCACTCTTTAAAAGATGCGGGATATGCTCATAGAATTATCAACCTGTTTGATGGGAAGGTTGTCACCGAAGAGGTTTTGGTTGAGGAGTATTCTCAATTATAA
- a CDS encoding ABC transporter permease, translated as MIYKNLKTFVQHLLRNKLYSSITIFGFSISLMFILLLSIYIKNEYSADQFHVNKERIFRLTHGDESDFAPPSGPLLMQKFPEVENFTRTRYLEMYACAPETQKLKSQILFADSSFLNIFTYKMLEGDKKTALNRENTVVLTKSFAYKLFGKLPELGLTFTINDDINFVITGIMEDVPDNSHFNKFDLLANFPSLGKAFGMSDFLDSYNSNSYGLYVLTKGNTNFQSKTPEILKLFKEVNWMFKKEYAKSVELEPIVDSYFSTSHSSNSKNKSKRFVQILSGIVFLILVLSIINYVNLTVAQSSFRNKEIAVKKLIGAKKAGLLLQSLSESILLSFISLIIALVLSFQMVSVFNYLLDTRINLLDEFTMRNLFFAFVFMLLIGIISGIIPALKITKFNPIEVVKGESKMKEKNIYSKIMICFQYLIIIILITSAFFISKQTNFLRNYKLGFEQENMLCFEYEVSNKKQRVLEEILEKIPGVEDVSLSCGTPLDGGNNNCFTYKDKELSFQHFFVDTNFFKLLNIPVKKTGVAFSQDVCWLNEAAVKKLELPENPTTFKLYNKEYPVYGVVKDFHFKNLKSQLGPAYFHILKPDRDAWTYVIKLKSGNNYETIQKIKKAHSDFTNGIPLRIDFFDEVVRDWYAKEEKTGKIVKYFAILTVIISVMGLFAMSLYYVQQKQKEIGIRKVNGAKTSEILKLINRDFSLWVIIAFVLACPISWYAMNKWLQNFAYKTELSWWIFALAGLIAMGIAMLTVSFQSWRAATRNPVESLRYE; from the coding sequence ATGATATATAAAAACCTGAAAACTTTTGTTCAACATCTTTTGAGAAACAAACTTTATAGCAGCATTACTATTTTTGGTTTCTCCATTTCCTTAATGTTTATTCTTTTATTGAGTATTTACATCAAAAATGAATATTCAGCTGATCAATTTCATGTTAATAAGGAAAGAATTTTTCGTTTGACACATGGAGATGAATCTGATTTTGCACCACCATCGGGTCCCTTGCTGATGCAAAAATTTCCAGAGGTGGAGAATTTTACCCGAACCCGTTATTTGGAAATGTATGCCTGTGCACCCGAAACTCAGAAGTTGAAGTCGCAAATATTGTTTGCTGATTCATCCTTTCTCAACATTTTCACGTACAAAATGCTTGAAGGAGATAAGAAAACGGCTTTGAATAGAGAAAATACTGTTGTTCTGACGAAATCATTTGCTTACAAACTGTTTGGAAAACTTCCGGAATTAGGACTTACCTTCACGATTAATGATGACATTAATTTTGTCATTACGGGTATCATGGAAGATGTACCTGATAATTCTCATTTTAATAAATTTGATTTGCTGGCTAATTTTCCAAGCCTGGGTAAAGCCTTTGGAATGAGTGATTTTTTGGACTCATATAATAGTAATTCATACGGTTTGTATGTGTTAACTAAAGGCAATACCAATTTTCAATCGAAAACTCCTGAGATATTAAAACTATTCAAAGAGGTTAATTGGATGTTTAAGAAAGAATATGCAAAGTCTGTTGAATTAGAACCTATTGTTGATTCGTATTTTAGTACTTCCCATTCCAGTAACTCAAAGAATAAGAGTAAGCGTTTTGTTCAAATTTTGTCAGGTATTGTATTCTTGATTTTAGTACTTTCTATTATCAATTATGTGAACCTAACGGTAGCACAATCCTCGTTTCGAAATAAAGAAATAGCCGTCAAGAAATTGATAGGTGCCAAAAAAGCAGGTTTGTTATTACAAAGTTTATCTGAGTCAATACTTTTAAGTTTCATCTCGCTTATCATTGCTCTGGTTTTAAGTTTTCAGATGGTATCAGTTTTTAATTATTTGTTGGATACCAGAATAAATTTGCTTGATGAATTCACAATGAGGAACCTGTTTTTTGCCTTTGTTTTCATGCTGTTGATTGGTATCATTTCTGGAATTATTCCTGCACTGAAAATTACCAAATTCAATCCTATTGAGGTTGTAAAAGGTGAATCTAAGATGAAGGAAAAAAATATCTATTCTAAAATCATGATATGTTTTCAGTATCTGATTATTATAATTCTGATTACCAGTGCTTTTTTTATCAGTAAGCAGACTAATTTCCTTCGTAATTATAAACTTGGTTTTGAACAGGAAAATATGCTTTGTTTTGAATATGAGGTTTCCAATAAAAAACAGCGGGTACTTGAAGAAATTCTTGAAAAGATACCTGGCGTAGAAGATGTTAGTTTAAGTTGTGGAACTCCTCTTGATGGAGGGAACAATAATTGCTTTACCTATAAGGATAAAGAGTTGAGCTTTCAACATTTCTTTGTTGATACAAACTTCTTTAAATTATTGAATATACCTGTAAAAAAAACAGGGGTAGCCTTCTCTCAAGATGTCTGCTGGTTAAATGAAGCTGCTGTAAAGAAATTGGAACTCCCTGAAAATCCAACAACTTTTAAACTTTATAATAAGGAATATCCTGTTTATGGTGTCGTAAAGGATTTTCATTTCAAAAATTTAAAAAGTCAGTTAGGACCAGCCTATTTTCATATTCTTAAACCAGATCGTGATGCCTGGACTTATGTGATTAAATTGAAATCTGGGAATAACTACGAAACGATTCAAAAAATAAAAAAGGCACACAGTGATTTTACTAATGGTATACCTTTAAGAATCGATTTCTTTGATGAGGTGGTTCGCGATTGGTATGCAAAAGAAGAAAAAACAGGAAAAATTGTAAAGTATTTTGCGATACTTACCGTAATTATTTCTGTGATGGGATTATTTGCAATGTCGTTATACTATGTACAGCAAAAACAAAAGGAAATTGGTATTCGTAAAGTAAATGGTGCAAAAACTTCAGAGATATTAAAATTGATAAATCGAGATTTCTCTTTATGGGTTATTATTGCTTTCGTACTCGCCTGTCCAATTTCATGGTATGCTATGAATAAATGGTTGCAAAATTTCGCCTACAAAACAGAACTCAGCTGGTGGATATTCGCCTTAGCGGGGCTTATTGCTATGGGCATTGCAATGCTTACGGTTTCGTTTCAGTCGTGGCGAGCAGCTACTAGGAATCCTGTGGAGAGTTTGAGGTATGAATAA
- a CDS encoding sigma-54-dependent transcriptional regulator has protein sequence MKEAKILIVDDNKSILSALELLLSNTCKKVKCLSNPNALLSDLKMDNYDVVLLDMNFKAGINTGNEGIYWLNQILEYNSGISVVMITAYGDVELAVKAVRSGAVDFVLKPWENEKMLATIEMAWKLSHSRKEVKKLRLKEHELIAEINRKKNHLIGSSSKWKKVMHLVQKVAVTDANILITGENGTGKELIAREIHRLSNRCQNVMVTVDMGSIAESLFESELFGHKKGAFTDAHDDRMGKIETANKGTLFLDEIGNLSLPMQAKLLSVLQNRSLTRLGENTPIDIDVRLVCATNCKLQQMVGQGTFREDLLYRINTIQIELPPLRDRKSDIPELVDFFIKLYTEKYNKKGLKVSSTAIEKLQNYTWPGNVRELQHAIEKAVILCNNYKIEPEDFAFKADEFSKVEAFGGTLEDMEKQLIESAIEKQMGNLSAVSTQLGISRQTLYNKIKRYGL, from the coding sequence ATGAAAGAAGCCAAAATTTTAATCGTGGATGACAACAAAAGCATCCTTTCAGCATTAGAATTGTTATTAAGCAATACCTGCAAGAAGGTGAAATGCCTGTCTAACCCCAATGCTTTACTATCTGATTTGAAAATGGACAACTACGATGTTGTGCTTTTGGATATGAATTTTAAGGCCGGAATCAATACGGGTAACGAAGGCATCTATTGGTTGAATCAGATCCTGGAATACAATTCAGGAATTAGTGTGGTGATGATAACCGCATATGGCGATGTGGAATTGGCTGTAAAGGCTGTTCGATCAGGTGCTGTGGATTTTGTGCTGAAACCCTGGGAAAATGAAAAAATGTTAGCCACTATTGAAATGGCTTGGAAATTAAGTCATTCAAGAAAAGAGGTGAAAAAACTCAGATTAAAAGAGCATGAACTGATTGCTGAAATTAATCGAAAAAAAAATCACTTAATAGGCTCATCTTCCAAATGGAAAAAGGTGATGCACTTGGTTCAAAAAGTTGCGGTTACCGATGCAAACATACTCATTACAGGAGAAAATGGAACGGGAAAAGAACTGATAGCCAGAGAAATTCATCGCCTGTCAAATCGTTGCCAGAATGTCATGGTAACCGTAGATATGGGTTCCATTGCTGAATCACTTTTCGAAAGTGAATTATTTGGACACAAAAAGGGTGCCTTTACTGATGCGCATGATGATAGAATGGGGAAAATTGAAACGGCAAATAAGGGAACGCTATTTCTCGATGAGATTGGCAATTTGTCCTTACCCATGCAAGCCAAGTTACTATCAGTACTGCAAAACAGATCCTTAACCCGACTGGGAGAGAATACCCCCATAGATATTGACGTACGTTTGGTTTGCGCGACCAATTGCAAGCTGCAACAAATGGTTGGGCAAGGTACATTTCGCGAAGATTTACTTTATCGAATAAATACCATCCAGATTGAATTACCGCCTCTGCGCGATCGAAAATCCGACATACCTGAATTGGTCGATTTTTTTATAAAACTGTATACCGAAAAATATAATAAGAAAGGCCTAAAAGTTTCGAGTACGGCAATTGAAAAACTGCAAAATTACACTTGGCCCGGTAATGTTAGAGAATTACAGCATGCCATAGAAAAAGCCGTTATTCTGTGTAACAATTATAAAATTGAACCTGAAGATTTTGCCTTTAAAGCTGATGAATTTTCAAAAGTTGAAGCCTTTGGAGGGACGCTTGAAGACATGGAAAAACAATTGATTGAGTCCGCAATAGAAAAACAAATGGGTAACCTTAGTGCCGTTTCAACACAATTAGGTATATCGCGTCAAACCTTATACAACAAAATCAAAAGATATGGCCTATAG
- a CDS encoding efflux RND transporter periplasmic adaptor subunit: MSMDRKIEKKKGLKAKHIYIVIVIVLVFGLSMKMIFGAQTSTFRAEEDKLNIAEVTSGSFKDYISIIGMVEPKTTIYLDLEEGGKVVEKLIDEGETVKKGDVIVKLVNNDLKLQILNTESSLAYQSNELRNTLISMEQQKINNLQQLLSIDTDIIRLKRRYEQNLKLYEKGFISKEDYLISKENYEFSRRDRDLRYQRMVQDSIFRENQKVQMNSSLKNMEQNLEMVRQRLENLNIKAPADGQLGSLEVEIGQSINRGQRIGQLHILNDFKIVAEVDEHYIDRVRRGLSGSFTRNDKSYHQVTKKVYPEVRDGRFKVDFIFDGESPEKLRTGQTYHIKLELGQPVDAILLPRGGFFQSTGGQWVFVLDPSGDFATKRNIKIGRQNSQYFEVLDGLEAGEKVITNNYDSFGDNDRIEFK, from the coding sequence ATGTCGATGGATAGAAAAATTGAAAAAAAGAAGGGCCTAAAAGCGAAACATATTTATATCGTCATTGTTATTGTTTTAGTTTTTGGACTGTCCATGAAGATGATTTTTGGTGCTCAGACGTCTACTTTCCGAGCAGAGGAAGATAAACTCAACATTGCGGAAGTTACCTCAGGTAGTTTTAAAGATTATATTTCGATAATTGGTATGGTTGAGCCTAAGACGACCATTTATCTTGATTTGGAAGAGGGCGGTAAGGTCGTTGAAAAATTAATAGACGAAGGGGAAACGGTAAAAAAAGGGGATGTCATTGTTAAGTTGGTTAATAATGATTTAAAACTACAAATTCTGAATACCGAATCTTCATTAGCCTACCAATCGAATGAGTTACGAAATACCCTAATCAGTATGGAGCAACAGAAGATTAATAATCTGCAACAGCTGTTAAGTATTGATACCGATATTATCAGATTAAAGCGCCGTTATGAGCAGAACTTAAAGCTGTATGAAAAAGGATTTATATCAAAGGAAGATTATCTGATTTCAAAAGAAAACTACGAGTTCTCCCGTCGTGACAGGGATTTGAGATATCAGCGTATGGTTCAGGATTCCATTTTTCGTGAAAACCAGAAAGTACAAATGAACAGCAGTTTGAAGAATATGGAACAGAACTTAGAAATGGTTCGCCAACGCCTGGAAAATCTGAATATCAAAGCACCAGCTGATGGACAGTTGGGCAGTCTTGAAGTTGAGATTGGTCAATCAATCAATCGGGGGCAACGCATCGGTCAGTTGCATATTTTAAACGATTTTAAGATCGTAGCTGAAGTGGATGAACATTATATCGATAGGGTTAGAAGAGGTCTGTCAGGTTCCTTTACACGTAACGACAAATCGTACCATCAGGTGACCAAAAAAGTTTATCCTGAAGTTAGAGACGGACGATTTAAGGTTGATTTTATTTTCGATGGAGAATCACCAGAGAAACTTCGAACAGGTCAGACTTATCACATCAAACTTGAACTGGGACAACCCGTTGACGCCATTTTGTTACCACGGGGAGGCTTCTTTCAAAGTACCGGAGGCCAATGGGTATTTGTGCTTGACCCATCGGGAGATTTCGCTACAAAGCGAAACATTAAAATTGGCAGACAAAATTCCCAATATTTTGAAGTCTTGGATGGGCTCGAAGCGGGTGAGAAAGTGATTACAAATAATTATGATAGTTTTGGGGATAACGATCGAATCGAGTTCAAATAA
- a CDS encoding DUF3187 family protein translates to MARWFCLFVFCLSTLFGIAQSDVRPFESHNQSPLIHSFGLLSAESGLLTAKNKFQLISTINLASNSTNAQTPNEIVYFDGEMFRLDLDLRYGLSENFEIGLNIPIVKHSSGFMDSSIDGFHSFLGLSGGARAGTPQGEIWYAYIQDENSYFNIYEDSFGVGDLSLRLAYQLIRAKRHNLAFRTNLKFNTGKKENLIGSGTFDLSFQLSGQTKSIGERPVYFFYSLGYLNIGKGSLLDEIQVHHVMFGSLALAVRANKWLAPKMQFDYHSRIFKNSQTQELSGYGLQFLLGSDFILSKKFILTAGFSEDVKINNSPDFVFHLGMNYTF, encoded by the coding sequence ATGGCTCGATGGTTTTGCCTTTTCGTTTTTTGTTTAAGTACCCTCTTTGGTATCGCTCAAAGTGATGTACGTCCTTTTGAATCTCACAATCAAAGTCCACTCATTCACTCGTTTGGTTTACTCAGTGCAGAGAGTGGTTTACTAACGGCTAAAAATAAATTCCAATTGATCTCTACAATTAATTTGGCAAGCAATAGTACGAATGCGCAAACCCCGAATGAAATTGTTTATTTTGATGGAGAAATGTTTCGCTTAGATTTAGACCTTAGATATGGACTTTCTGAAAATTTTGAGATTGGCTTGAATATTCCCATTGTTAAGCATTCAAGTGGTTTCATGGATTCGAGTATCGATGGTTTTCACAGTTTTTTAGGTCTATCTGGTGGGGCAAGAGCCGGCACTCCACAGGGAGAAATTTGGTACGCATACATTCAAGATGAGAACTCCTATTTTAATATATACGAAGATAGTTTTGGTGTAGGGGATTTGAGTTTGCGTTTGGCTTATCAACTCATTAGAGCGAAGAGACATAATCTGGCTTTTAGAACCAATCTGAAGTTTAATACGGGTAAAAAGGAAAATTTGATTGGGAGTGGGACCTTTGACTTGTCATTTCAACTTTCAGGACAAACCAAGAGCATAGGTGAGCGACCGGTCTATTTTTTCTATTCATTAGGTTATCTTAATATTGGAAAAGGATCGTTGCTTGACGAAATTCAAGTGCATCATGTCATGTTTGGTTCCTTGGCCCTGGCGGTACGTGCTAATAAATGGTTAGCGCCCAAGATGCAATTTGATTATCACTCTCGAATCTTTAAAAATTCTCAAACGCAGGAGTTAAGTGGTTATGGTTTGCAATTTCTTCTGGGATCTGATTTTATTTTGAGTAAAAAGTTTATCTTAACAGCTGGTTTTTCTGAGGATGTAAAAATCAACAATTCACCTGATTTTGTTTTTCATTTGGGAATGAATTACACATTTTAA
- a CDS encoding YccF domain-containing protein, translating to MSIIGNIIWIIFGGIFIFLEYIIAGVLLCCTIVGIPFGLKAIQLSVLGLAPFGQKVVPNESAGGCLSIFLNIFWLIFGGFWIAVTHLLFAILFAITIIGIPFAAQHIKLAGFALTPFGKSLN from the coding sequence ATGAGTATTATCGGAAACATTATATGGATTATTTTTGGAGGTATTTTTATTTTTCTTGAATACATTATTGCAGGTGTTTTGCTGTGTTGTACCATTGTGGGTATTCCTTTCGGTTTAAAAGCGATTCAACTATCGGTGCTTGGTTTGGCTCCATTTGGACAAAAAGTTGTCCCTAACGAGAGCGCAGGGGGCTGCCTAAGTATTTTCTTAAATATCTTTTGGTTGATTTTTGGAGGTTTTTGGATTGCTGTAACCCATCTTTTGTTTGCAATTTTGTTTGCGATAACCATCATTGGGATTCCATTTGCAGCTCAGCACATTAAGTTAGCTGGTTTTGCACTTACGCCTTTTGGTAAATCATTGAACTAA